CCAATCACGTGGCAGGGTTTTAGAGAAGCTTTTCTGAAACAGTATTATCCAGCCGAGGTCAGACTTCAGAAAATgagtgagtttgaaaatttCAGTCAAGCTCCAGATATGTCAGTTGTGGAATACACCTCTCAGTTCAATGCCCTTGGATCATATGCTCCGGCAATCATGACGGATGAAGTGCTGAAATTGCACCGCTTTAAAAAAAGGGTTGAACAGCAGGATCCAATCAGCTCTAGCAGTCTACCAACCTGCCAACTTTTCACTGACATTTGTCGAAGAGAAGGGGAAAATAGGAACAAGCGACCCCTTAGCGGACAATATTCTCAGGAAAAACCAATGTTCAAGAGGCCCAATCAGTCAGGTGGACCTCCCTCAGGGCAATCCCCCGTCACTAACTATCAATGACTCAAGCCATGTCCAACTTGTGGCTTCAGACACGCCGGAAAATGCCGAAGGGCCAGCGGTGTATGCTTTGGATGTGGAAAATTGGGCCACATAATTGCAGAGTGTCCTACCGCCGCCAACCGACCAGCAGGGCCGAACAAAGGAACTGGGCCAAATGCGGGAGCAGGCCCTAGTAAACCAAAGGAGGACAAACCTAGCACCATAGTCTTTGCCATGACTCAGGAAGAGGCAGACGACGCCAATGAAGTCGTGTCAGGTACCATACTTATTCAGCAAGTGCCTGCTTATGCATTATTTGAGTGTGGTGCTACCCATTCCTTTATGTCTAAAAGATTTGCTAAGAAGCAAGGATGTAAGCCCGAGAATTTAACTGAGCCCTTTCGGATAGCCACACATACAAGTAGGGTCGTTGAAAATCACGAAATTTATAGAGATTGTAAAATCAGTGTCAATAATTGGACTTTTAGCGCCGACTTGATACAGTTGATCATGGTCGACTTCGACATCATCTaagggatggattggttaggAGGAAACAACGCAATAGTAGATTGTAAGAGAAAGAGAGTCAAACTCCGAACCCCAGATCAGGAAGAAGTCGTGTTCCAAGGTAAATCCAAGGGACGGAAATCGCTGCTCTCCGCATCTAAATCTTGGAAAGTCATGAAATCCGGAGAAGACATCTACCTAGCAATGGTCAGTGAAATAAAGGAAGAAGTCGAGCTGAAACTGGAGGACATCCCGATAGTGAGAGAGTTCCCAGACGTTTTTCCAGAAGAACTCTCGGGGATAGTCCCGAACCGCGAAGTGGAGTTCGAGATCAATCTGGTTTCCGGTGCTGCACCgatctctaaagcaccttacagaatggcaccagccaaactcaaggagctaaaagaacaaatccaagaattgctagataaGAGGCAAATTCGACCGAGCGTGtccccgtggggagctccagtactcttcgtgaagaagaaagacgggagtatgagattgtgcatcaATTATAGAGAACTAaacaagatcacaatcaagaataggTACCCTCTACCCCGGATAGacgatttgtttgatcagcttaaaGGCGCCGCCGTCTTTTCTAAACTGGATCTGAGGACATGTTACCACCTGTTGCTTATTTTCAttaccgcaagtgtacggtgtcgagttttagtactggtttgagtacagatatcgataccacgaggagtaattatttaaaactgtatattaattaccataattgacatagttcaactttatttagagaaTTCAAATAGATAGTTGAAAATCAATTCAAAACAAATAACGAATCAAAGAATTCTTAGCACGCAGTAGAAGTTCAATTAGTAGatcaatctagagatatgatttcgtctggtctcccctatgctaaattaaaattgactaacaTATTATTAAATCGCATCATGTTTACTAACCAAAAACTCGCAATTTCCTATTCcatttttcaagtgataaatagaactgtattacctattatttattttaatatgtctattcaaaatcacgtaacacgtaataaatgcaaacaaggtTCTCTTATGGATTCGTCAGAgtatacgtcttttgcacgttataaacgtctaacgatgtgatttccactgtcctaatttcaatcccctctctcgagtgttagatcttaattatttgatcaatcgaattatggccagtGATTCAAAAGCATTAACGAcaaaaaatcacaaataaacacgatgaattaattcaatgaaaattcaaaacgtcaATAACATAGGTTCAACAAAGACTacgtcaatctctagaaaataaattagttcatacttgaatttaaatcaatacaaaacctgtttgtaatcattaaaaacgtaaaagtaaagaACCAAATTAGAAACGTGTTGAGGAAAGATGAAAGCGCGTCTCCGTGTCCAGATTTAGCGTCTTCTATCTCCATTTTTCGCGTTCCGTCTTCCGTGCTCTTACTTTTGCCCTCCTTTCTCGAGTGATATGTCGGCTGCTCTTCAAAGATTTCGACCCCTTTTTTAAGCCCACGACGAAACCTATTTAATTCTGAATATCGTAccgcgtgcatatgcgcgaccaagactcgcgcatatgcgcgcctcttttTGTGCCGAGCTCCTTCTCCTCAAGCGCACATGCGCGCCTCTTTTTGTGCCGAGCTCCTTCTCCTCAAGCGCACATGCGCGCCCTTgctccacgcatatgcgcggagtcttCTATTTTGAGCATCGGGAATTTCTtcaagcgcgcatatgcgcgccttgtccagcgcatatgcgcgaggttctcttgTCTTGCCTTATGtatcgcgcgcatatgcgcgccctgagtGGCacatattgtggggacccggacgctaattcatttcttaatcgtctgtgggaataattaaatcaattataataaacagggtctaaaatttattttttttatacaagtatcaagtgcggaacgtaatggaattcattcgaatatatacatcgaaacaaagtacaagtcttgtaccataTACAGTCActtaaaactaaggtttaacaactacaattcaagtgttcaaaccctatctataatccaagtccgtagtctccactctaatcacgatctctctcttcatctcctcgaccatgatcctgtcccacctgttgtcatgcacacatacaaacacgacaacagccggataactccggtgagaaatatatcccagtataaatcaacgatacatgcaatcatataatcaatataaagcatgaaacagatatcagtaatatgtatcaaatctgaaaacaaattcaatataaaactgtcaatcagactcgtgactttacttctcagactagactcattcctagtctagggatcccgatttccagatgttggcattctatatcgaatatcagtaatagaagaaactccgattctattcaacatcgatataaccaaacatccggtgtcttgacctattcgtcacagactttggcatctCCTCCCAATCACtattcggtgacaatgtgcaatgggtcagtgacgattccatcactatcagaCCCGTTtgtcacaagaccaatcgtctaatacatgctttctataaatcaatagaacaagcaactcaatctaaatcaatgcacacaataacaataagtatgtagtttagggaaactcaagtatttcacactcgagtcattctcctgGTTCGGCATTGACTTATATCTTTCTTTAATAGCAGTTCTGACGACGTTCAAGTAtggaattcgaagtctgtcaatacttaatctggcaatgacaatatcaagaagtataatatcaatatactgctcaaatcaataccaaatctgatcaatctgaatctaactcaaaatcaatggcataacggaacaatctaaATATCCttgtcaatacaatatcaacagatatcaattaccacaactcataatcgataacggtacaaatctgatatcacatctcaatcaaatcaactcaaaaaatcataacaatttcatacggtatccgttcttcaatccggtttcgattatacgatgtctaacatgtcaagaacattatcataatttcaagacatatcaaaacttaataaaacttacgtcttgcATGCTGAAGAAACGTGTCTTATTCTTGAACTttggtcggcgctcgggcggttatgtaccgctcgggcgcggagtgtTCTGTCCAACTCTTTTCTTATtacacattggcgctcgggcggtcacagact
This window of the Primulina tabacum isolate GXHZ01 chromosome 12, ASM2559414v2, whole genome shotgun sequence genome carries:
- the LOC142520152 gene encoding uncharacterized protein LOC142520152, encoding MAGRPPRQNRNPRYANNNNANEGGNGPPHGFSLNQADLMAIATIVATTLEGLVNPNANQPPPPPPQHGVKFHYESLRKNRYPTLSGAAGPEVSQSWLKSVETRLRLLEVLEALKADVIVPFLEDKAGKWWEAISPAMTAAGPITWQGFREAFLKQYYPAEVRLQKMSEFENFSQAPDMSVVEYTSQFNALGSYAPAIMTDEVLKLHRFKKRVEQQDPISSSSLPTCQLFTDICRREGENRNKRPLSGQYSQEKPMFKRPNQSECPTAANRPAGPNKGTGPNAGAGPSKPKEDKPSTIVFAMTQEEADDANEVVSGTILIQQVPAYALFECGATHSFMSKRFAKKQGCKPENLTEPFRIATHTSRVVENHEIYRDCKISVNNWTFSADLIQLIMVDFDII